One window of Deltaproteobacteria bacterium genomic DNA carries:
- a CDS encoding nucleotidyltransferase domain-containing protein, with translation MSVSPNATAQAIYKRISHRQNENKISQKQALQIATKIAIKLKDEWGAKEVWLHGSLSKQYFSSNSDIDLAISGLNTTQLNEAAIALDEMAKPFILDFCSIERLNLNWQARIKTKGLRLI, from the coding sequence ATGAGTGTTTCGCCTAATGCTACTGCGCAAGCAATTTATAAACGCATAAGCCACAGACAAAATGAAAATAAAATAAGCCAAAAGCAAGCGCTGCAAATTGCTACCAAAATAGCTATAAAGTTAAAAGATGAATGGGGGGCAAAAGAAGTATGGCTGCATGGTAGCTTAAGCAAGCAATATTTTTCTTCAAACTCTGATATTGATTTAGCAATTAGTGGATTAAACACAACGCAACTAAACGAAGCGGCAATTGCTCTTGATGAAATGGCGAAACCATTTATTTTAGATTTTTGTTCTATCGAGCGTCTTAATCTCAACTGGCAAGCGCGTATAAAAACAAAAGGACTACGATTAATATGA
- a CDS encoding lytic transglycosylase domain-containing protein has translation MLRIFYQVLFLVFLISPNLARAELYSFIDEQGVVHFTNIPNDSRYKPLPTTSARNTYTWGDDLGKMRKIHRVDVNDYDAIIVAAARYYTLPAALIKAIIAVESAFEVQAVSNKGAQGLMQLMPDTAAAMYVNDPFNARDNIYGGTRYIRLLANSFNGHLRHTIAAYNAGPKAVEREKDVPSIAETRLYVQRVLILYKHYATSWKP, from the coding sequence ATGCTGCGTATTTTTTATCAGGTATTATTTCTCGTTTTTCTAATATCTCCAAACTTGGCTAGGGCTGAGTTATATAGCTTCATAGATGAACAAGGGGTTGTTCATTTTACAAATATTCCAAATGATTCGCGTTATAAACCTTTGCCTACAACGTCAGCGCGTAATACTTACACTTGGGGTGATGATTTAGGCAAAATGCGCAAAATACATCGTGTAGATGTTAATGACTATGATGCAATTATTGTTGCTGCTGCTCGCTATTACACGCTACCCGCAGCACTTATTAAAGCAATTATTGCAGTTGAAAGTGCTTTCGAAGTGCAAGCAGTATCAAACAAAGGGGCACAAGGTTTAATGCAATTAATGCCCGATACCGCAGCAGCGATGTATGTAAATGATCCATTTAATGCTCGTGATAATATCTATGGCGGTACTCGTTATATACGTCTATTAGCTAATAGTTTTAATGGTCATTTGCGTCATACTATCGCAGCCTATAATGCCGGGCCAAAAGCAGTTGAACGAGAAAAAGATGTACCATCAATTGCTGAAACAAGATTGTATGTACAACGGGTATTAATATTATATAAACACTATGCAACAAGTTGGAAACCATAA
- the pgsA gene encoding CDP-diacylglycerol--glycerol-3-phosphate 3-phosphatidyltransferase, with the protein MHWTLPNVITIARLGLLPFIVFLIWPGIENRETCFWAAVIYTIGGVLDVLDGILARRRNEVTVLGKFLDPLADKLFYLVTLIALMQLQEPRVPAWLVMIVLARELAITGLRGIAASDGIVIAAGGGGKMKTTLATVGMVGLLIHYPYFINFGPFSALIDMHYIGLWLTYISIAFSISSGIEYLVGFNKAMRARHSVITEKQDI; encoded by the coding sequence ATGCATTGGACTTTACCAAATGTCATCACTATAGCGCGCTTAGGCTTACTGCCATTTATAGTGTTTTTGATATGGCCTGGTATTGAAAATCGTGAAACTTGTTTTTGGGCTGCGGTAATTTATACCATCGGTGGAGTACTCGATGTTCTAGATGGTATTTTGGCACGTCGTCGTAATGAAGTCACCGTATTGGGTAAATTTCTTGACCCGCTTGCAGATAAACTTTTTTATTTAGTAACTCTAATTGCTCTTATGCAACTGCAAGAGCCGCGAGTTCCGGCTTGGCTAGTAATGATAGTATTAGCACGAGAATTAGCTATCACCGGTCTGCGTGGAATTGCTGCTTCTGATGGCATTGTTATCGCTGCAGGCGGTGGTGGTAAAATGAAAACCACCCTTGCTACAGTGGGTATGGTTGGTTTACTAATTCACTACCCATATTTTATTAATTTTGGTCCATTTTCAGCTTTGATTGATATGCATTATATTGGTTTGTGGTTAACCTACATTTCTATAGCTTTTTCTATATCAAGTGGGATTGAATATCTTGTTGGTTTTAATAAAGCTATGCGGGCGCGTCATAGTGTTATAACCGAGAAACAAGATATATAA
- a CDS encoding glycosyltransferase family 9 protein, which yields MLNLFDKIRQRGERLGREFLVRLVGKIFGVKKRPVKLGPRPRILIVRLDERVGNLVLTSPILSSLRLRFANAQIDLLAHYRGAEFMAKHAAINNYFIFDKRRWFARHGPIFTPFFLRSKRYDVAIDAANPSDPSATQAIFVRLCGAKHTVGYAEGKFARLYSAPVIRLASASNKLIKNNNDSISSVHEIDMRLALLQALPGAAIERNTSLANLGSDNIKRKRPYGIMNVGARLGEKRLSKEAYINIAKKILSYGIDCIVVYGPSEFDLANEVATSAIGAELAPPTTLVELAQLMQNARIVITCDTGPMHIAVALGVATCGLFLVTEPSRYGYNHAPHIAIDTRIDSMKNWLAQIDTWLHQRLSKTNRLL from the coding sequence ATGTTAAATCTATTTGATAAAATACGCCAACGCGGTGAACGTTTAGGTCGTGAGTTTTTAGTACGATTGGTGGGCAAAATATTTGGGGTTAAAAAACGCCCAGTAAAATTAGGGCCTAGGCCGCGTATTTTAATAGTAAGACTTGATGAACGTGTGGGTAATTTAGTTTTAACTAGTCCGATACTCTCAAGCTTGCGATTACGTTTTGCAAATGCCCAAATTGATTTATTAGCGCACTATCGTGGTGCTGAATTTATGGCAAAGCATGCCGCCATTAATAATTATTTTATTTTTGATAAGCGTCGCTGGTTTGCCAGACATGGTCCGATATTTACCCCTTTTTTCTTGCGCAGCAAACGCTATGATGTTGCAATTGATGCAGCTAATCCGAGTGATCCTTCTGCAACCCAAGCTATATTTGTACGTTTATGTGGTGCAAAGCACACGGTAGGATATGCCGAAGGAAAATTTGCACGTTTATATAGCGCCCCGGTCATAAGGTTGGCATCAGCAAGTAACAAATTAATTAAAAATAATAACGATTCAATATCTTCAGTACATGAAATAGATATGCGACTTGCACTATTACAAGCATTACCCGGGGCAGCTATCGAGCGCAATACTAGCCTTGCTAATTTAGGCAGCGATAATATTAAGCGCAAACGCCCTTATGGTATAATGAATGTAGGTGCGAGATTAGGTGAAAAACGTCTTAGTAAAGAAGCATATATAAATATCGCCAAAAAGATATTAAGCTATGGCATTGATTGTATTGTTGTCTATGGGCCAAGTGAATTTGATTTAGCCAACGAAGTTGCAACATCAGCGATTGGTGCTGAATTAGCTCCTCCTACTACTCTTGTTGAGCTAGCGCAACTTATGCAAAATGCACGTATAGTAATAACCTGTGATACTGGACCAATGCATATTGCAGTAGCTTTAGGCGTAGCTACTTGCGGTTTATTTTTAGTAACCGAGCCTTCACGCTATGGATATAATCATGCGCCTCATATCGCTATTGATACACGTATAGATAGTATGAAAAATTGGCTTGCACAGATCGATACTTGGTTGCATCAACGTTTAAGTAAAACTAACAGATTGCTATAA
- a CDS encoding penicillin acylase family protein: MRQPRITYDSFGTPAVWAENISQAYFGIGFLHGFHRALQTLILASAGRGELARRLIARKELVAIDAIAARLNIVDRAAKAQAELSTSACDWLSAYVDGVGAGLARAGKPFELKVLLAKIQPPNTASVLGASMLAAYLGLAEGQERMERAIIDAVRAGADIALLEAMFHPHLLGWQPEQYHDVNISNVLGFASGGLCVATGGSNAWAVSGKRSVSGKPLFAADPHLQVNQMPSLFFELRVKLPNDYWLGATIPGLPGIAVGRNKNVAWSGTFGVADNVDFTIEDLTDLGAKRGNNNYATVLTRHAKIHRRWRRDLHLYFHETDHGIIESNSKHIANRMLATRWAGGENLANAITAYMALPLATNVNDAEKTIRQATTFSLHYILADRSGEVLYCQAGRIPKRSGQWSGLYPVEATSKQKWIGYYQGETLPRCWAQKGVIASANEARLASDGTTLSTFAQPDYRFLRIESFLIARENHDVNSMKELQLDVFSRQAQLLQPFFISILPDGPIHDALIKWDFCYDGKSFGAHAFELTYQAAQIALAVELGGDWFVNMLAHSELALWWCNAIDRIFAQPNTWQTELGEKLRAAIGKIAQREIQPLALTQRFTMNHMVFGGIPLSGFDKGPFALPGSRATVCQGTITYPGNNQIVIAPAYRFVCDLNEDAAQTCLPGGIEGSRFSDSYDRWLDDYFAGTYHRLEPPRDDEEALY; the protein is encoded by the coding sequence ATGCGCCAGCCTCGCATAACTTATGATAGTTTTGGTACCCCTGCAGTTTGGGCAGAAAATATCAGTCAAGCTTATTTTGGTATTGGTTTTCTGCATGGATTTCATCGTGCTCTGCAAACATTAATTCTTGCCAGTGCTGGTCGTGGCGAATTGGCGCGACGCTTGATCGCACGAAAAGAACTAGTAGCTATTGATGCTATTGCCGCACGCTTAAATATTGTAGATAGAGCTGCAAAAGCACAAGCCGAATTATCAACATCAGCATGTGATTGGTTGTCTGCATACGTTGATGGAGTTGGTGCAGGTTTAGCTCGTGCCGGTAAACCTTTTGAGCTAAAAGTTTTATTGGCTAAAATTCAGCCACCAAATACCGCTTCGGTATTAGGCGCCTCAATGCTTGCAGCCTATCTTGGTTTAGCAGAAGGTCAAGAGCGCATGGAGCGTGCTATAATAGATGCGGTGAGAGCTGGTGCTGATATCGCTTTGCTTGAAGCTATGTTTCATCCCCATTTATTAGGATGGCAACCAGAACAGTATCACGATGTAAATATATCAAATGTATTAGGCTTTGCTAGTGGTGGTTTGTGTGTGGCAACTGGTGGAAGTAATGCCTGGGCGGTAAGCGGAAAACGCAGTGTTAGTGGCAAACCATTGTTTGCAGCCGACCCACATTTACAAGTTAATCAAATGCCATCATTGTTTTTTGAGCTGCGAGTCAAATTGCCTAATGATTATTGGCTTGGGGCAACTATACCGGGATTACCGGGGATAGCAGTAGGGAGAAATAAAAATGTCGCCTGGAGTGGGACATTTGGGGTTGCCGATAATGTGGATTTTACTATTGAAGACCTTACAGACTTAGGAGCTAAGCGAGGCAATAATAACTATGCCACGGTTTTAACTCGTCATGCTAAAATTCATCGACGGTGGCGCCGCGATTTGCATCTATATTTTCATGAAACTGATCATGGAATTATAGAGAGCAATAGCAAGCATATAGCTAATAGAATGCTAGCTACTCGTTGGGCGGGTGGTGAAAATTTAGCCAATGCAATTACAGCATATATGGCATTACCATTGGCTACAAACGTAAATGATGCAGAAAAAACCATACGCCAGGCAACAACTTTTAGTTTGCATTATATTTTAGCAGACCGCAGCGGTGAGGTTTTATATTGTCAAGCGGGTCGTATACCAAAACGTAGCGGTCAATGGTCAGGTTTATATCCAGTAGAAGCTACAAGTAAACAAAAATGGATAGGATATTATCAAGGTGAAACGCTGCCCAGGTGTTGGGCACAAAAAGGTGTTATCGCCAGTGCCAACGAAGCGCGTTTGGCAAGTGATGGCACAACTTTATCTACCTTTGCCCAACCTGATTATCGTTTTTTGCGAATTGAATCCTTTTTAATTGCCCGTGAAAATCATGATGTAAATAGCATGAAAGAGTTGCAGTTAGATGTATTTTCGCGGCAAGCGCAATTATTACAGCCATTTTTTATTTCAATACTTCCAGATGGCCCGATACATGATGCTCTAATAAAATGGGATTTTTGTTATGATGGTAAAAGCTTTGGGGCTCATGCCTTTGAGTTAACCTATCAAGCTGCACAAATAGCTTTAGCTGTTGAACTTGGCGGTGATTGGTTTGTAAATATGTTAGCTCACAGCGAGCTGGCATTGTGGTGGTGCAACGCGATTGACCGTATTTTTGCTCAGCCTAATACTTGGCAAACAGAATTAGGTGAAAAATTGCGTGCGGCGATTGGTAAAATTGCGCAACGAGAAATACAACCCTTAGCTTTAACTCAGCGTTTTACTATGAACCATATGGTTTTTGGTGGTATTCCACTGAGTGGTTTTGATAAAGGTCCATTTGCCTTGCCTGGTTCACGAGCTACAGTATGCCAGGGCACTATTACTTATCCCGGTAATAATCAGATAGTAATTGCCCCAGCATATCGTTTTGTTTGTGACCTCAATGAAGATGCTGCCCAAACTTGTTTGCCCGGTGGTATCGAGGGTTCAAGATTTTCTGATTCTTATGATCGATGGCTAGATGATTATTTTGCGGGCACTTATCATCGTTTAGAGCCGCCAAGGGATGATGAGGAAGCGCTTTATTAG